The Methanothrix soehngenii GP6 genome has a window encoding:
- a CDS encoding methionine adenosyltransferase — MKRNIKVERLNQRPLEQQEIELVERKGIGHPDSVADGLAESISRALCQEYLDRFGAVLHHNTDKTQIVAGRSKPAFGGGEVICPLYILLTGRATRVFKEEEIPVDTIAIKAARKLLVESLSNLDVNNHVILDAKIGMGSSDLRDVFGRKVPSANDTSFGVGYAPLSQTENIVYNTERELMNLKKSIPAIGEDIKVMGMRQGDEINLTIACALVDRYVANMKEYADTKREIVEHVIDFAKQFTSRRVFAQMNVADNIEEGSVYITVTGTSAEMGDDGAVGRGNRANGLITPNRPMSLEATCGKNPINHVGKIYNLLSIEAAKQIAAEVQGIEEVYIKILSQIGKPIDEPHIASVQIVPKEGVDIKSLQDGATEILDEWLGSIPKLQQMLFRGELSTY; from the coding sequence ATGAAGAGAAACATCAAGGTTGAACGCCTCAATCAAAGGCCTTTGGAGCAGCAGGAGATAGAGCTGGTAGAGCGCAAGGGAATAGGCCATCCGGACAGCGTAGCAGATGGCCTCGCAGAGTCCATCAGTCGGGCTCTATGCCAGGAGTACCTTGATAGATTTGGAGCGGTGCTGCACCACAACACTGATAAAACCCAGATAGTGGCTGGAAGGTCTAAACCGGCATTTGGAGGCGGCGAGGTCATCTGCCCGCTGTATATTCTGCTCACCGGCAGGGCCACAAGGGTCTTCAAGGAGGAGGAGATCCCGGTGGACACCATTGCCATCAAAGCGGCGCGCAAGCTCCTTGTTGAGTCCCTCTCCAATTTGGATGTCAACAACCACGTCATCCTCGATGCGAAGATAGGGATGGGCTCCTCTGATCTGCGCGACGTCTTCGGTCGGAAGGTCCCCTCCGCCAATGATACCTCCTTTGGCGTTGGCTATGCCCCCCTCTCCCAGACGGAGAATATCGTCTATAACACTGAGCGAGAACTGATGAATCTCAAGAAGAGCATTCCCGCCATTGGCGAAGACATCAAGGTCATGGGCATGCGCCAGGGAGATGAAATCAACCTCACCATCGCCTGCGCCCTGGTGGACAGGTATGTGGCTAACATGAAAGAGTATGCAGACACGAAAAGGGAAATTGTCGAGCATGTGATTGATTTCGCCAAGCAGTTCACCTCCCGCAGGGTATTTGCCCAGATGAATGTGGCGGACAACATCGAAGAGGGATCGGTCTACATCACAGTCACTGGAACCTCAGCGGAGATGGGAGACGACGGTGCAGTGGGCCGGGGCAACCGGGCCAATGGCCTCATCACTCCCAACCGGCCCATGAGCCTGGAGGCGACCTGCGGAAAGAACCCCATCAACCACGTTGGAAAGATCTATAACCTCCTGTCCATCGAGGCAGCAAAACAGATCGCCGCCGAGGTCCAGGGAATCGAAGAGGTCTACATTAAGATCCTATCACAGATAGGAAAGCCCATCGACGAGCCCCATATCGCCAGCGTGCAGATCGTCCCCAAGGAAGGAGTGGACATAAAGTCATTGCAGGATGGGGCCACAGAGATTCTGGACGAGTGGCTGGGGAGTATACCAAAGCTGCAGCAGATGCTCTTCCGGGGAGAGCTCAGCACATACTGA
- a CDS encoding Mrp/NBP35 family ATP-binding protein, with protein sequence MTENNENCETCTHQGTCPSRNSGEAVTCEVDPGSKIKHNIIIASGKGGVGKSTVSVNLARALLLDGFKVGILDADITGPNIPKLLGIEDRSLVLGEEGIRPADAGGIKAASMALVLSSPDSPVVWRGPMKMAAIKQFIQDVDWGELDFLIIDLPPGTSDEPLSVVQLIPDLAGAIIVTTPQEVSLLDSRKAVNMVKTMKLPVIGIIENMAGLMCPHCHQRIDIFQSGGGERMAEEMNVRFLGSIPIDPQVCSLGDAGQTFVEGDTPAADIFRLIVERLKNILR encoded by the coding sequence ATGACGGAGAATAATGAAAATTGCGAGACATGCACTCATCAGGGCACCTGCCCCAGCCGGAATAGCGGCGAAGCAGTCACATGCGAAGTTGACCCGGGGAGCAAGATCAAACATAATATCATCATCGCCAGCGGCAAGGGTGGAGTAGGCAAGAGCACGGTATCGGTCAACCTCGCCCGGGCCCTCTTGCTGGATGGATTTAAGGTCGGCATTCTGGACGCCGATATCACCGGCCCCAATATTCCAAAGCTCCTGGGAATTGAGGATCGTAGTCTGGTGCTGGGGGAGGAGGGGATAAGACCTGCCGATGCCGGCGGCATCAAGGCAGCCTCCATGGCCCTAGTTCTATCCAGCCCCGACTCGCCCGTGGTGTGGAGGGGGCCGATGAAGATGGCCGCCATCAAGCAGTTCATCCAGGATGTAGACTGGGGAGAACTCGATTTTCTGATCATAGACCTCCCACCAGGCACCAGCGACGAGCCTTTAAGCGTGGTGCAGCTCATCCCCGACCTGGCTGGAGCGATAATTGTCACCACTCCTCAGGAGGTCTCTTTGCTTGACTCCCGCAAAGCAGTGAATATGGTCAAGACGATGAAGCTTCCTGTTATTGGAATTATCGAGAACATGGCGGGCCTTATGTGTCCCCACTGCCATCAACGGATCGATATCTTTCAGAGCGGCGGCGGGGAGAGAATGGCAGAGGAGATGAATGTGAGATTTCTGGGATCCATTCCCATTGATCCCCAGGTCTGCTCACTGGGCGATGCCGGCCAGACCTTCGTGGAGGGAGATACACCTGCCGCAGATATCTTCCGCCTTATTGTGGAGAGGCTGAAAAATATCCTGAGATAG